The following coding sequences lie in one Saccopteryx bilineata isolate mSacBil1 chromosome 5, mSacBil1_pri_phased_curated, whole genome shotgun sequence genomic window:
- the COMMD8 gene encoding COMM domain-containing protein 8, producing MEPAEGTPLWRLQKLPAELGPQLLHKIIDGICGRIYPLYQDYQSVWDSTEWMHVLEDITKFFKHVVGKNLSDEEISQQLNQLNSFHQEAIMKCLKSRKGEIKQVLLEEIVAISSAQLQDFDWQLKLALSSDKIATLQMPLLNLHLDIKENGEVKPYSVEMSKEELQNLINSLEAANKVILQLK from the exons ATGGAGCCCGCAGAGGGGACGCCCTTGTGGCGGCTGCAGAAGCTTCCAGCCGAGCTGGGCCCGCAG cttCTTCACAAAATAATTGATGGCATTTGTGGCCGAATTTATCCTCTCTACCAGGATTATCAGAGTGTTTGGGATTCCACAGAATGGATGCATGTCCTGGAAGATATTACCAAATTTTTCAAACATGTAGTGGGTAAAAATTTATCTGATGAAGAG atATCTCAGCAATTGAATCAGTTGAATTCATTTCATCAAGAAGCTATCATGAAATGCTTGAAAAGCAGAAAAGGTGAAATTAAGCAGGTTCTGTTAGAAGAAATAGTTGCTATTTCCTCTGCACAGTTACAGGATTTTGATTGGCAGTTAAAG CTTGCGCTTTCTAGTGACAAGATTGCTACATTACAAATGCCACTTTTAAACCTTCATCTCGATATAAAAGAAAATGGTGAAGTCAAACCATATTCTGTTGAAATGAGTAAAGAAGAGCTGCAGAATCTAATAAATTCCTTGGAAGCAGCTAATAAG GTCATCCTGCAGTTGAAGTAA